Genomic window (Tripterygium wilfordii isolate XIE 37 chromosome 11, ASM1340144v1, whole genome shotgun sequence):
TAGCAAACTACCAAGTATCATGCTGTGGGCCTGTGGCTACTAGAGCAATATGACATTGAATGAAGATTCAAGACACACGAGGTACTAGGGGCATGAAATTTGGCCGCTTCACACACTAATCAGCCATAAATAGTGTAATGATAGTAAACAGTGGAATGTGACAATTTCTGGACTGCCTTTCCAAACATAGAACATATTGCATTTGCTATCAggaaaaaatagtttaattgCTAATGCCAGACTAGGCGTGGTACTGAATACAACTCAAAGCACGTCAAGAAGAGTCCCCCATTAGATGGATGAATAAACAGAATATTCAGCTTCTCTATGCAAGGCTTCCAATCATGTCTTGGTGGGTGGCCTTTGACTattaaaatagagaacaacagaTTTTGATAGAAAAATCGTACAAATCAAACAAaggtttctattttttttccttgagtgACATTCTTAAACAAGCAAAAACTAACTACACAAAAGAGCTTCATGCAGAAGCCTTTTCTTAGAAACTAAAGAGAGCATGgaatggaaagaaagaaagaaatattagtTGAAGAGGAAAGTGAACAAAAGTGAAGAGACTACCTGTCAAATTTATATCCATGCAACAGAGATTCTGCCAGGATAGTCTTTGTTGATGTAGCCAAACAACCAAACAAGGCTGCACAAAATCCAAAAATATTAAAGCTAAGCTCCGTCATAGATGTGAAAAGTATTCCTCCAACAATAGGCACCAAAGATGCCCAAATTCGCCAGTCAAAGTATTTTCTCCAAACCAGCCACTGCAGAAAAACTGTCCAAATTCGTTGAGACAATATGCAATTAGGACAGAATCTTACAAATAGCACAAGTGAAAGGCATAGACGGAATAACAAAATGGTAGTGAATTTTGAGTCCAACCTGTAGTTGCGGGAGTGAATGACTTTATTGTTTGCATAAAGGAAACAGGAATGTAACGTAAGCTCACATTCCCCAACACTATGTTGATACAGAATACAAACGACATTGGGAAAATCCTTCGCCATCGATCTTCAGGGTCAACAGATATCAGCGGTTTGAGCTTCAGAACCTTGATTACCAAATATGCCCCAATGGATGAACATATGAAATGAACACATGATACTGATAGAGGGAATTTGAAATCCAATTTctgtgaaaaaagaagaagaagaattaactGTTTTAATCCCCGCAACTCAGTCTCACATACTACATATTGACACTTCAAAATGGAAGAACCTGAACATGTTAATCAATAACTAatttttaggaatgctcgacaGGTAATAAGTtggtggaaagaaaaaaaaaccaaagtgaAAAAGCAGCATCTTGGAATATTAAGACACTATTGTTCCCCATATCCCGactacaaaaatataaattatattatctGATATTAAGACCCATACAATTTTTGGTCAAAAGGAGTATCGTATATACCCACtgttcatgtatatatacataaagtTTACAGGGACTGGAAGTGTGATGCAAGGTCCCATGAATATTTCTATTATATTTATTGATTGAGATAACTTGGAAGAATTCCTCAAAGGCCATAAAAACCAACTTATTcatagaggtcacaggttcaattcctagaaatagtccctccatatattatgtgaggataaggtttgcgtacatcttgcaaGTTCCCAACCCCGCCCATTGCGGGGGCCTTGTGCACAAATGTTGTTTATACCTTTACCTATTCGtggattaaaaacaaacataggACTAGGCTGCTCTCCAGTTATGACTATGACAACCACAAACTAGATCACCCCAACCAAATCACTCTCTACTCTCTAGAAAACATCGACAGCCTTGCTGTGGCTTCATCTTGACAAGATAGACATACATCATGAAGTAATTTGACAATAGGCAAATATTGTAAATTACAATTCAAGAAAACATAAAAGGCAGACAAAATGATGGATCAATATCCATCAAATCTTGCagattttttgtgcatttagtTCCTACATACCATGCCTTAACCACTGGTTGGAAAATAATatattcaaccaaacaagataTACAATCAGTAGTGTGAGAAGTTAATTTGCTCGGTGACAAACCAACCACATGGAAACTTGAATGTTCAAATTAAAGAAATAGCTGGAAAGAAGGAAAGGATAAAACCtcattttttgaaaaacttCAGACATCATATCAACCAATTTATCCAAAGATCCATAATGTAAATTAAATCTACTTATCACTCAAGCACAACAATATTCAAATTGACGGATAGGCTGCCAAAATCAGACTGCAAGATTTCCcaacttatccaaaaaaaaatggttcACCTGTATGCACGGCAAAAACTAAAACAAGACACAGTTCATGAGCGAAAATAGCAAAATTAAAGTACCCCTAAACGAAATCAGCAGAGAAGTCAGATTTATAGCAAAATCAAAAAGACCCGTCGAACAATATCAACAAAGCACGAATAATAGCTCAAAATTAAGCTACGCCATCAACCAAAACCAACGGGAAAGACAGATTATAACAAAATTAAGCGAAACAAGAAATGAGCAGCGACTCCGATCACAGACCTGAAAGATCCATTTGTTCATGACAATCACAGTAACATTGAAAGCCCACCATTGGAGAATCGCTAGTAGGGATCTGAACACGGTCCACTGACTCTCCTCCATCTCTCTTTCCCGCCACAAAGAATCCAAATCACCACAAACCCAGATCAGACAGACCTCCAACTCACCTCAATTTCACAGCTTTAGCACTTTTTCTTCGCCTTTCTGTTAAAACTccacaaaaaaggaaagaaaacaaagaaagagatgGAGAGTCGAAGGAAAGCTGGCCACCGGAAGATAATTGAAGACGGAAACCTCCTAATTCGaaggagaatacaaatgtgAGGGAGGGTCTAATGGTGGAGGCAGTTCTTCTTCCATTTGATTTGTCTTGTTAATCCTAAACGTCTCTCTCTGACTCTCTCTATGATGCCATGGAAATGTGTTGCTCTCTTTTTGTAGGCAATGAAAGTCCTGCCATTGACTCTTCTCTCTTTCTGTTATATtctcgcaaaaaaaaaaattatatattttttccttaaattaataaatataaaacatTAGCTTCGTACGATGTGCGTTACTATGTCAGCGTACGTCTGAGAGTCTAAAGCCAGTCTTACTTTCGAATCACAGCCGTTGATCTAATATACTTTTCAAATAGTTCTGCATTTTGACTTATTTGAATGGTTGTCAATGCAGTGATTAAGAATTATTTAATCAAGTCAAGTGTAGAGTACTCTGTTAGTCTTCTCTTCGTAAGTCCAGTTGTCAGACGGAGAGAATCTGAATAAGAAAAGTTTATGATCAAGCGATGATGTACGGTTACAGTTGGGTGTTTTGGTCTTGTATACGTCTCAAGAGGGttgtttttataaattatttattaggATGTTTAATTTCAATTTATAGTGGTAAGATATAACTGTTCAAAAGTCTCAGTTGAGTAATTAATTATGGTGATTTATCAACTGTTTAGAATTTATATCCTCTATACGTACAACAATTCTGTGTGTATACTGTATACACACAGGAATTCTCCAATacgcacttaaaatacgcatCATTTTTTAAGGGTGTGGATGAGTAAAATGACAAGTGAGACTCTCACTGCTTTGGGTATtgcatatttcaaatcaatgatgaaaacataTGCGTGTATTTTAAATGCTGAAATTAGATACGCGTATGAGAATtcctcaatatatatatatcatgcatcGCAATCATGCGGCGCATTATGCATGGGATTGGAGAATGTAATATTGGTTTTGGTTTGTTCGTGATTTAAAATTTCTCTTTGTTGCTTACAACTTGAataaatgtgaaaaaaaaaacaataattctTACATGAATTTGAAGAATAATAGTAGCTGGATCCAGATAGACATCCTTGTTGA
Coding sequences:
- the LOC120009296 gene encoding UDP-galactose transporter 1-like; translation: MEESQWTVFRSLLAILQWWAFNVTVIVMNKWIFQKLDFKFPLSVSCVHFICSSIGAYLVIKVLKLKPLISVDPEDRWRRIFPMSFVFCINIVLGNVSLRYIPVSFMQTIKSFTPATTVFLQWLVWRKYFDWRIWASLVPIVGGILFTSMTELSFNIFGFCAALFGCLATSTKTILAESLLHGYKFDSINTVYYMAPFATLILGIPAMLLEGNGIIEWLNTHESVCSSLFIIFASGVLAFCLNFSIFYVIHSTTAVTFNVAGNLKVAVAVLVSWLIFRNPISGMNAVGCAITLAGCTFYGYVRHLLSQQPPGTPRTPRTPRNRAELLPLVSNEKLDDKV